The sequence CCGATGATTTCATTCTCTTTACTGAATCACCTTTCTTCAGTGATACAATGGGTCTCTTTCGTTATTGAATATTTTCTTGTCATAATTCAAGTGACTATTCAAGAAATAGGTTACGTTTTATTTAAGCATCAAGACCTGATACAATATTACAACAAAAATGCGTCACACAATTATTTAGCATCAAATGGTCGTTTGTAAATTAAAAATCTATGAGtcaaattttaatgaaaaagcGATCCCACTCTATATTATGTTTAGTTATTGTAGAGGATCATCGGCAAAAATAGAATATATTACAATTAATCATTGTTGAACATACATTTTACTTGTAAAACTTCGAATAGTCTGTTAAATAAAACTTTCACTAGTGATTATGTACCGGTTATCTCCAACTGTACAGGTTTTTCGACAGTTCTGCCTTTACAATGTGTCTCATTACGAGATATGGATGTTGCTCACATTATCGTAAAGCCTTTGTAATGTATATTTTACGCATGAATATCAATATAATTGTGTCTTTTTCTTCTGAAGACCGGTGACTTGGTGGCTATAGCATTCAATTTTCAGCCGATCAGTCGTAGGCTGAAATCTCGATTCGTCCACTTCATTTCGGGTAGTTGGATGCAAACTGACCACAAGCTCACATACACACAAATGTGGTTTAAAATAGATAGACAAAACTATACGCGACTAGTAACTGATATAATTCTTACAATGAGTGACCAAGGTAGAAAATTTACTAACCACTATAGTGTTTCCACCTCATAAACTTATATATTTAGCACCACAATAAGTTATGAGGTTTGATGAACTTGTGTTTACATTATGAGTTGAAAATACTTAATTCGTTAAAACAAGTCGTAAACCGAAAAATGCATTATAATACTTAAGCAACTGAGCAGACTACTGTAATCAGATTAAATTATGATCCGAAATTAAAGGTTATCAAGTCGCGTATGTTTTTCGTTAGTTATTCTTTAATTATCATTAGAAATTTTTTTAGCATTATCAATAAAGTTATCTGACTACTAATAATTTTTTCAATTGTCTTTTATATTATGCTAACATTATTTGCTGTTCgtttttcattttgttctaGAGTAGTTTTCTAGGCAAAACAATTTATGATTTAGCTGAACCAAGTGTTAATACaaaaagaattatcactgataGCCTCATGTTTTATGGTTCAGAGATGCAACAAGCAAGAGATGGACGTAAGTAatagtaaaatatatttataccattgtaaaatatgtattcatatttaaattattttcgtgAATATTCTATTTTCTCTTATACTGATGAATCTCAAGCAAACCTATGAAGCTCTTTTTTTCTAGACTATAAACCGTATGTGTAACATTTTTATACGATCTAAACTTATTATCCAATGGTTATGTCGTTGAAATACAGGTCAGTTTTAAGTCAAAAATCTTTCACTGAACGATGTTAGTATGTTTCATTTGCCATAATCCTGTTTAGCGTACAAGGTTAATTAAGTGACTTATTTTTACCATCTTGATTGATACGAAATATCAAGTGAACATAAACAAAACCTTTCAAATCATTTACCAGTTTTCTTTAAATTTAGCGCACAGTTTACGCATTTATCTTTCATATATATAGCTAAACACATCGACATCCTTATTAACGAATCTAACCACTGTGCTCATAAGAAACTTGTGCAATCATTATCGGAATATTCAACACTAGACTGAGTTACAAATAACCTACTatacattttcttttctttgccAATTTCTTCTTCTCAAAAAAATTCTTCCCGTTTTTTTGTTATAAAACTGTAACATTCACTTCACACTTACGTAACAGTTATCACTTCGAATTATCAGTCCTCGTAAAGCATTCTCTAATATTATactattacttacgcctgttactccataGGGCATAGAGTGCCGACTAGGATTCTCACACTAACTCTATACTGGGCTCTCCCTTTCAGTTGTTGCCAAATGCCGTTCATTCTTTTGATTTCACCCTTGAATTTCCGGCGTAGTATTAGTTCTTTGGTGTGCTTCCTTTCcttttattttgaggatttcaagttagggcttgcctcgtgatgcagttttatGATTTCCGCAATATGTTTCCTATGCGCCTCCagcttctttttttaatttcctgttcagttgggatctggtttgttttttGCTGCATAAGGTTGTTGCTGCTGTATTATCTTATGCAATGAATCAACTCTGTAACTAAATGTGTgtcaattcattcatttaataattataatatctTTCTCAATAATTACCACCGTACCCACCACCCGATCTTCCAATTAATTTGTCAATCATTCAGTTATTTTCATAaacgcattattattattatctaacaCTACCAATTCGGAAATCGAAATTGAGAGTTTGTTGAATAAGATTTTGAGTGCGCTACTGTAATAAGAGCAGTTAACTATTTTCGAACATGAAATATTGCACAATAGATTTTGTAACCTTTTAACATTGAGAAATGGCACGGTTCAAAAAATCAACACCAAAAAATTATTGTCAAATAATAACTTTTTATAGTTACCTGAATATTTATAAATTCTAtggtttaaatcacgaactgatcttagatAGAACACTACTAAAAACTGGGaggcactggacaactgttttgtcttagtataaaACCCCTCGGTGATGCACATCCATGATGTCTCCATAGGGGACAGAAACGCAGAATCTTCGGTCTCGCAAGCGATCGCTTTACAGTTGATTTGGCATCCGACGGTGTACATATATGACTTCAATCAACTTACAATATTACCCAATCATTATCCATTACATGCAATGGATAACAATCTCCCACTCGACgttgttgaactccactgattatAGCTTCGCACTAGAATGCTCGGAGTCGCATCTTGAATTCAGTTATTAATTAACATATGATTATTCTCAGTATAGATAAAATCATTCAAATGCCAGAGGAGTTTCCGAGTAACTCAGTTCAATGCCATTAGGTTTTGAGTGATGTTCTAGttaaaatcagttcatgatttaaagtACAAAAgttctacaatcttcacaaatctctATGCATTGATATTATTCATAACTGTTTATGATTTATAAATGTATACAGTGTGAAATTTCAGCAAATCATGTATGTATGTGAATGTGAATATTTTGTAAAGAAATCATGAATCTAACAAATCACTATTCAGTGTGTTGCGGTTAGATTAGATTGAACAGTATTTAAAATTTCGTTGAGACTCTCTATTTTCAAGTTCGAGAGGTGTTTATCGCAGGGAAGAACAATTATTGGTCTACTTTTTAAGTTTAATGGTTTTTTAATGATATCGGCTGGTAAGAAAAGCTTTCCtcaaattaattctttcttaaAAGCCACCGAATTGATTGGTAACATACTTTTTGTCCATTGGTAATTCACCTGAAATTATTTTTCTCAATGTTCCTAGAAATTTCGTTATTCGATCCAAAAAACAGTCAAGCTACAGTAGACGtttactgaaataaaaaattaactGTTAATGGTTAACCATCGATGTATTCATCATAACACCCAAAGGACATTGCTCCATTCTCTTAAGGTATGGATGCTGTATACCGCATAGTACCGCTATGCCTTCGTTGTTGACTCCTTCCACTCTACTTTATTTATCTTAGTGCATGAAAAGTCTTCAGACATTtgttttataaacaaataaatcaagACTTATTTTTCTAAGATTCAATAACAAATGACTAGTTGCGCTAAAAAAACGAGACTCAATAATTCGACTATTCAGTGTGTAATTTTAAGCAACACATTTAAACATTTGCTTATTCTCCTCTTATTCTAGACATTATGGTTTTTGTTATTTACGCTTTTATAGACCTCATTTCACGAAATTTCATCATTGCCATGCGTTGCGGATATAGTATTCCAGTAAAAAATTGTATACGTGGTTCTGATGGTCAACTGTATCGATTTATAGAATTCTGTGGGGATATTGTTTATCAAAGTacgttattgtttgtttaaatgcgTTATTATATTTAGAGAAAAAAAACCAACACATGTTTCTGCTTACTGGTAGATTTATTCTTCTTGTTTACATTTTCTTCCAAAAATCATTTCGAACCATAAAGAGATAATTATAATCCAAAAAGTTGTCACCTTTGAGGcaaaatatatcatttaaaaatcatatcaTGTGAACTTAGgattgttaaataaaacaaaattgttaATTTTGAGATGACTAACTTGCAATGTCAACTTGAATCAGCTTATACGTTAAGTGAAATTATGAGATTCATTagcagaataaatatgggtcacaTAGGATGAGAGAACTAATAGTACAATTACAAATTTATTCCAATGTCCAATAAAAGACTATATTGTGTATAAAGTTATATGAAATCAGTAAGTGGTAAGTGCTAGGTAGATTTATCCTATGTTCGAGAGACTAATAGCAATGCTAaaccaataatgatattaatgtaAAGATATGTGAGTAAATATAACGAAGGGGATTATATTTAACTAAGAACGGCTGTAAGTACATTAGTCAGACTAGCTAATTCACTAGTTAAGATTACTATTAATTAAATAGTCCTGATATTGGTCATTGCAGGAGAAGAGGTTGGagatatttcttttgtacaCACAGCTACGTTTTTTTAATCTGGATGGCATTTGCCTATGCCTGTTGATCAGATTTAACTTTATGCATTCTAAACTTAATcatgatgtttatttattattgtcgTACTGATAATTTTTGAATTATTACTCCCGTACAATTAGATGATAGTGATTGTTCCGAAGCTTATTATTTATTCCGTGGTGTCTGTCGCCCTTTGGATATAGCCTGTCCAACTGTTCCCGATAATTCATTTGACAAACCCACGTCACCTAATAAAACTATCAGTTCTGATCATGTTACTTTACGCATTGGAGTGAATACTTTGTCAATAACAGAAGTTGTTGGAAAGTGAGTGCTACTATTCTTCTTGCTTCTGAATAAGTTATTGActgttttcatttattacatAACAGTATAATATAATCGAAAAGCATTAGGTCTAATGATCAAGTTTAATTAACTGCAGAGTGAAAGACCCGCAGaactgatttcttcaatttcCGATGACATTTAATCATGCATATTTTTTCTAAGTTAAACTCaggagtcgatctaagctagtccaccattaaaaacctgaaagcactggacggctatttcgtcctagtatgggactcctcagcagtacgcatccacgatcccacacgcgggactcaaacccaggaccttcagtctcgcgcgtaaACACTtgacatctagaccactgagcaggcatctAACGTTGTTAATGGTTAAATTCGATCggtccatgatcttgcgcaactcttcattcattgtctgaggtgAACAAATGTCTCACACTCAACatggattggactccactggtcacggcttgtgactagaactccaggaaacccATCTTGAacctagtcactagtgagcacatgattattgtggagattgtagtacttcaacggttgaattcacgagtcactTAAcattatgacctttatgtttttcatttttgtaatgaacgagaacacaggtggggacgactaattcattgtttaatacaaaactacagaatatcttggtaaaatatgagaaccatacatttaataattcatttgtaaaatcccatcatttgtccttcacaCTCCGTATGATCCTTCCAGTTCACAATTCCTTTCAATTTccatttctgttttcttcaactcgatctttttaaccttctactgccagccattcaacttttgattggtgtgacatactacttatgtcgacaggcataagtagcatataccacaatattttcaaagttgaattcacgagtcaatctaagctatcAACATATTTGATATATAAGGATACTATtctattagaaaaaaaaacctaTTCATCTGATTAGTGGTTTTGTCAGCAGCCATCACTCAGCCGTATGGTATCACGGAATATTACCTATCAATAACCattctatttattcatttttacaaCCGGAAATTCGTTTATCAGATCAAAAATTATACTCTTAATAACAGTGATAATATAGAAATCTATTGTTAAATGTGGATTACAGTGGATAAGTGCAAGTAATTATATATTCAGTTAATCCAATCCCAAATAAGACTTATTAAAACACTCCCAAATAGTACACCCTTTACAAATcattaatgtaaaataaaatacaaatgcaACCCTCAGTTCATGCAAAAATACCGTTGTATAACCACTTTTTCAAGAACTGCTACAGGTCCTACATCTACTTTAACTTGAATGTCAATTACCCAGTAAgtaaatacaaatattattttcctCAAGCTGAATAAAGAAAAACGCATTTAGATTTTctacaccaacaaatgcagcaCCGAAACATAAATTCGTCTACCGTATCGCAAATCAGTCTGCTTTTAATGTTAAGTTGACATACCCTATGTAAAATCTGCCTTTCAATACAATAAATCATATACAGTTGTCTTACGATTGGCTGAAACGGTTTTAGATCTCAAGGCCTTTTTGCAACATAGCTGTTTTATCATAATCCATCCTCTTCTAACTAGTTTAAAAGGTTTACCCAAGAGAAAATTTTTACCAGTACACTCGACTGACATCAGTTTGTCGTCAACACCATCTATTTCATCTTCGGAAGACATGCTTTTTAATATAAACTGTGACCCTAGTGTCTGTTCGTTCGTCGGTATTACCAATAGTGTTTGTATAAAGCCCCCTATACTTGTGATTTTCCATCATCTCTCTGTAGCCCGTTTTATGCAGTGCTTCGTTCTTCCGTATCTCCGAGTGGGACTAAACACCAAAACTGTGCATACACTACATTAACATCTAATCATTGTTCTCGGGGTAGAAGTACCGTAACAATCTCTAACTTTTTTAACACAGCTTTCTGGGTCTATGTTTTTAAATAACTCATAGTCATCAATctacaatatatacatattaaacACATTTTTTATTCACTTTCTCTTGAGTTTTCCTAACTATTTCAATGCACTTTTAAACATACGTACGCAGTTATTCTTGATGGTATTATATTTTTCatcctatatttatttattattgccCAAATTTCTTCAGTTCACTGTCAATACTTGGTTGGGATGCTAAAGATTTGTTGGACAAACATGTTGAAGAATTTGTTACCATTCCTGAACAAAATATTGTCACACACGCAATACAAGAAAGTAAgttatatattggcgctctcttgtaccaatattcatgtgttcaaataataataataataagttacagACTTTTATTTACATGAAAATCTTTTTACATTTTATGGACATAAGTTATATGTATCACTACGGATACCGAGTTTTCTccctaaatatttattcatcataGGTTAGATTCTGTCTTTCTAACAGTTCGCGGTTGCGTCGAAAGTATTAAAATAGACATCATTGAAAAATGATGTGCTTTGCCACATCAGCACGACGAGATAGAAACAAAAAGATGAATTGTGGGAGTCTAAAGGGATGTGGTAGTATTGGAAGTCAGAAAGACTAAATACTGGAAATATGGTTTAAAAAGACATAGCGGAAAGATATGTATCGACGAATAATGGGATTCAAGATCCagaggaagataaagagtggatgcatctgtGTCATTGTGGCAACTACTAGCCACGGTTATCATATGGACCTTAATTAGATAGTCCGCATCTACTAGCACAGCTCAGACCAACAGTCAGTCATTTTATGGACTGATACCGAATCTTGGTTTGACCTTACCCAACTTTCACCAGCTAAAATAACTCGTCTTGATAGGCATACGTTACACATGTCCTAATCAGGAAAGTTTGTGAAGTTACTGATGGCTGGTATGAGCCACGTAGAGACGTGGAGACTTCTAAACCTTGGGAAAATTGCAATACAGACCTCGATACTTTGAAAAAAACACCTGAATTTCATTCAGTATTGAACTTGTTTGCATTCAGTAATTATAATTAACTCCTTATTATATTATAGCTGTTAAAAATGGCTTATCtacaatatttattaattgGTTAAACCATGGGAAAACAAAGTCAGTGTACTTGAAAGCTGTGTTTACAGCCATCCAATTGAATACCTTTCTTTACTGTATTATCTGCAAGCTATATTCAACTGAGTAAGTTACTTTTCTTCCCATCAAGTATACATTTAATTACTAATACCGAAGTTGAAATCAATAGAAAACATGGACAACCGTAATATTGTAGATAGTAGACTTTGAGTAGATAAACCGAAACTCGTATTTTCTATTCAAAATTAATCATACGTTTAGAATTCAGCCCGATAATTTGAATTGTTAGTTGTACGATATATATACTTGTGCTGTATATATGTGAATCGAATCTTTATAGACTAATTGATTTAAGCTCATAAAACACTTGTTCTTCTCAACTAATGAGCAATTTCAACTATTTAGTATTTTTGGAAGGTTATCCAACACATATTTTATCATTACAGTGttatagagattgttgaatttcattgaaatcacgaactaaTCAAAGTTGGTTGTTTAACTTCGATCGCTTCGTGATTTCAATATATGTTTACGGTCCATCAGCTTCGTGTTTGTTATTAACGAGAAAACTAACACGCAGTTAACATCGTTCTATATACCAATCAGTAATACTCACAAATTAGATGAGTGACATTGTCATGTTTAAGTGGGCTGATCAGTTTCCGTTTTAACAGTGTCAAACATTTTTCAGGATGACTTTCTGACTTGTAGAATTTTTTATGACATAACCCTACTTTGTTTAAAATCTTCTAAGCAATAGAAAGTCACTTCCAATCAAAAGGTAACCTAGCGATTAAAGCATTATGGATTTGAGCCCTACCTCACCCATTTCATTATGAGCAGATGGGTAGCATCCTTGTCATCTATACGAATTATGGCTCGAGGATAAATACATAGACCTGTGTGATAAAGTTAcatataaaacaatgaaaaagtaaaaaaaatgaatagtaTACACCTTTCATTTTTAGATTTCCTGCGTTAACTCAATCCAAACCAGAACCACAGACACCGGTTTTCAAATCACGAGAGTACTCAGAATTACAAGTAACTAATAACGAAACAATTGCTCCATTTGACTGGAACGATTCATTTAACTACAACACTACAACTAAAATGAAATCAACTGAATTTTCAATGGGATCATGTCAGCATACAACTAACAACAGCATTAACAATACACCAATCTGTAGACCTGATACACTAAACGTTACAGATGAACATCATATTGATCTAGCGAAAACCGATGGGGATGGACATTTTCATGCTCTGGATATTCCATACAGATCTATGCAGGTAATGAAATCTCATTTGGTCCTGTGTGACTTTAATAGAGCATTAATGATTAAGTAAAAATTCAATTTGGTGCAAATgacaatttaataattataaatcgCCTTTTTTGTATGTTAGCTTTTAGTATTAAAGTAGTAAAATGCATTTtaacaatattttttattagGAAACAAATGGACAATGTTCAGTAACTAGTATATCCAATAAAAATGACACAACGCATATTGCTCCATCTACATGTACTTATGGTGAACATTTTGAAACACTTCAACATCCTATTTTCTCTCTTGATGCAGATGACATGATTTCTGTTGAAGCTAATCAAACAAGTGACTCCAAATACTTGCCAGATAATagtatgtttaaaaaaattttttgttaCATCAAACTACTTATATTCATATGTAAATACCTTTTGGACCCGTGTAAAACGAACCGAAATGCGAGTAGCTAATAAGACCGTATGATGGACAGCCTATTCTTGACATTATAATTCCATTGTTATCTACAAGGAAGATTACATGCAGAAGTTCACTGTGAAAGACGAAAACTGCTTATCATGATATTATTCCGAAAATATGTGTATACTTTTTTAATTAGCGATAATGCATAACAACTATTATATTGCATAGACTTTCCGAGTTTAACatacaaatcaataaaatgttctTCCTTTCAAAATAACTTCACAGATATATGAACAGTTACCTTGAAACTGACTCCATGCAATATAGTACATTCGTCATCACCAAGTAGGGTAATAAAAAAACACTGGTGAAATACAGACTTCAACCGTGAAATTAATTAAGTTTCATTTTGTTTGACAAAATATTGGGGTAACTGAAGTTATCGAACTAATATGTTACCCATAAATCAGATGACAGGATTACTGGGCAGTTAAATAATTTTAGCTGAGGATAGAAGTTGTCAATTTTTACAAAATCCACTGGATGATAAACGATTGAtcagaaaatgaaaatattacaaaGCTACTAACGATTCGCAACAGTATTCACAAGATATATTTTAAACTCACGGTAGTCCTATTTCTAAcaggatattatagtagttaaTTAATATAATGTTTACTGCAGAAAGTCATCTTCTCTTAGTGCCCTATAAAGTATTCTAGTCTAACCGACTAAAATAATTTCACTGAATGTTATCATCCTCACTGGTTAATCTGAAGTTTCTGGGTTCTATTTTGTGCAAGTACTCATGAACGGTTCTAAATTAAGATGGAACAACTGATCCGGTAGAACCTAGTTTTCAGGTCGATTTCAATAGTATCTTCAATTTTTTTATTACGTTGACCGTTATATCTTGATATGATGAACTCGCTGTCCATCCTATTCATTGACAATTATTTGATTCAACTAACTGAActaattcaatttttttaatacaGCAAATGACTTAAAGCACAATAATAACGATGGACAAGATTGGCGCCAACTTCCATTGAATACTAGTTTCAGTAGTATGTTTTCTGAAAGTGGACTACCTGAATTATTCAGTTCTGATTATATAAAAGATTTGATTGAAGAAGATGTAACCGACCTGtgatatgtttttttttgtttcaataaTTTCAAAACCTTTACTACCTATGAAGTATGTGCAATCatcctttttttaattttaaaacttGATTAGagaacaattattatttttcaaacgACTGATTTCACTGACTGCATAATTATCCTCTGTACAACATACAAAAAATATTCTTGTGAAGTGAAAATTCTTCATTTCctaatatattttgtattaaatGATCTTGTGAATGATATTTGCAAATTAGTTAAATGGATTAAAAACAGACTATATGGACTACCTTTACTACTGGTCTATTGCCATATAAATGTTACTGCCAGACTTGAAGAAGTATGTTTAGTGCTCTTCTAATTATTTGACACATGTAATTACTATAGGTTAAAAAGATAATGATTCATAGGCTCAAATCTTTGAAACCAGTAGAACTTGGTGTAAAGGGGTTGATTAACCAACAAGGTCAGGAGTAGACGATGAACTTTCAGAATGACTGAGAGTATGACACATGGAATAAAAGTTGGATTAGTCTCGATGGTCTTACTGGTACGCAAGCTTGACTGTTAAGGTTAAGGGAAGACTCGTTCACGTCAGTCAAGCAAAAAATGCTGATGAACACTTATTTGATTCTGAACCACTAAAAAGCGACCATGGTCTTTCCATTTATCCCTCATAATATATGTGGCAAACACCAACAATCTTACAGAAATTATAAGTCGGAAACTCATCCAGTTCATGGGGATTACACACTGAAATCTTTCCGCAGTAAATTTTAAGTCTCGATAAATACCTTGGATAACACGTCGGCCTGTACTTTCCAATTAAGTTCTACTTTTAGCCAGGATTTCAAAAATATTCCCTACAGTTCTTATGGAATTTTTCGATAGTGTAAAGTGCACATCATACGGATAAATGTTATCTCTGAACACAAAGACCAATAGTTTTATATATCAAAACTAGAGTGACTGGCTTATGGACAAAAAGACATCATTAGATTAACAAAGATTAAAAAAGAGTCACGACATTAGGTGTGGTTCGCATAAATATATCTacagaataacctattctgttGCATGCAAAGTTTTATAAGGACGAATCATACCGCCGTT comes from Schistosoma haematobium chromosome 3, whole genome shotgun sequence and encodes:
- a CDS encoding hypothetical protein (EggNog:ENOG410UH1W~COG:K), which codes for MEKGQTFRKQNKEKLQKESHSEIERKRRERMKLETEFLHRQVPHSQCKDKLSIFLAGAERLIHYNNKLGKREYIINDEEYSRIVINTINGFGIHVKCSSGEILYEENSEKVLDIPQSSFLGKTIYDLAEPSVNTKRIITDSLMFYGSEMQQARDGHLISRNFIIAMRCGYSIPVKNCIRGSDGQLYRFIEFCGDIVYQNDSDCSEAYYLFRGVCRPLDIACPTVPDNSFDKPTSPNKTISSDHVTLRIGVNTLSITEVVGNSLSILGWDAKDLLDKHVEEFVTIPEQNIVTHAIQETVKNGLSTIFINWLNHGKTKSVYLKAVFTAIQLNTFLYCIICKLYSTEFPALTQSKPEPQTPVFKSREYSELQVTNNETIAPFDWNDSFNYNTTTKMKSTEFSMGSCQHTTNNSINNTPICRPDTLNVTDEHHIDLAKTDGDGHFHALDIPYRSMQETNGQCSVTSISNKNDTTHIAPSTCTYGEHFETLQHPIFSLDADDMISVEANQTSDSKYLPDNTNDLKHNNNDGQDWRQLPLNTSFSSMFSESGLPELFSSDYIKDLIEEDVTDL